Proteins encoded by one window of Marixanthomonas sp. SCSIO 43207:
- a CDS encoding Ppx/GppA phosphatase family protein, giving the protein MLDIRKYAAIDIGSNAIRLLIALVIQQKGKDPIFKKRSLVRVPIRLGADVFIEGKISEENYKRMLDAMNAFSLLMETHEVSRFRACATSAMREAQNGTEIAKRLKKETGLNINIIDGNDEAAIIATTDLKELIQTDKTFLYVDVGGGSTEFTLFSDGKTKASRSFKLGTVRLINNMTKETIWQEVEDWIVKVVKPYKKVSLIGSGGNINHIYKNSGKKIGKPLSYFYLGSYYEMIKSLSYEERITELSMNPDRADVIIPATRIYLSAMKWSGAKNMYVPKIGLSDGIIKSLYNEKVAAELEVN; this is encoded by the coding sequence TTGCTAGATATAAGAAAATATGCCGCAATAGATATAGGCTCAAATGCCATACGATTATTAATTGCTTTAGTGATTCAACAAAAAGGGAAAGATCCTATTTTTAAAAAAAGATCGTTGGTGCGTGTACCTATACGTCTAGGAGCAGATGTATTTATTGAAGGTAAAATTTCAGAAGAAAATTACAAACGTATGCTTGACGCTATGAATGCGTTTAGCTTATTAATGGAAACTCACGAAGTAAGTCGTTTTAGAGCTTGTGCTACATCGGCAATGCGAGAAGCTCAAAATGGTACCGAAATAGCAAAAAGACTTAAAAAAGAAACTGGACTTAACATAAATATTATTGACGGTAATGATGAAGCCGCTATCATTGCAACAACAGATTTAAAAGAGCTGATTCAAACCGATAAAACATTTTTGTATGTAGATGTAGGAGGTGGTAGTACAGAATTTACGTTGTTTAGCGATGGTAAAACAAAAGCGTCGAGATCTTTTAAGTTAGGTACCGTTAGATTAATTAACAATATGACTAAAGAAACAATCTGGCAAGAGGTTGAAGACTGGATTGTGAAAGTAGTAAAACCTTATAAAAAGGTATCACTAATAGGTTCTGGCGGAAATATTAATCATATTTATAAAAACAGCGGAAAAAAAATAGGTAAGCCTTTGAGCTATTTTTACCTAGGTTCTTATTATGAAATGATTAAATCGTTGAGTTATGAGGAGCGTATTACCGAGCTAAGTATGAATCCCGATAGGGCAGATGTGATTATACCGGCCACTCGCATATACCTATCTGCTATGAAATGGAGTGGCGCCAAAAACATGTATGTTCCTAAAATAGGACTATCAGACGGGATCATAAAAAGTCTATACAATGAAAAAGTTGCCGCAGAACTTGAAGTAAACTAA
- the ppk1 gene encoding polyphosphate kinase 1, translated as MTERIDNLDTTKNQYRNRELSWLQFNARVLQEAEDPSVPLIERLRFLGIFSNNLDEFFKVRYATVRRIVEAGKGGRSFLGGISASDLLEEITQIVIEQQSHSLRILKKIRKELQKENIFIINETEVSKAQSEFISDYFLRKVSPALVTIMIGELEEFPMLKDSAAYLAVRMVMKKEDDTFQSRSNFALIEIPKVVDRFVVLPQKGDKQYIIILDDLIRYCLHNIFSIFKYESISAHMIKITRDAELDIDSDLSRSFIEKISKSVKNRSTGDPVRFVYDKSIDAETLQFLLQKMGIDTTDSIIPGGRYHNRRDYMKFPSLGRNDLLYKKIEPLAIPGLSLQGSLLDKIAHKDYLLYAPYQSFSYVVKFLREAALDPNVKSIRITIYRLAQISHIASSLINAAKNGKNVIVQIELQARFDEEANIQYAEQMQSEGVRLIFGVSGLKVHCKACVIERLENEKIKRYAFISTGNFNESTARIYTDYTLFTSNQKIGKEINKVFDFFEVNYKIKKYNHLIVSPHYTRNSIYNLIENEIQNKKKGNSSGIRLKMNSLSDFKMIDKLYQASRAGVKIKLIIRGICCLMPGIKGMSENIEVISIVDKFLEHPRLFIFDNNGQPKIYISSADFMGRNLDNRVEISCPIYDEEIKKELIDTFEISWKDNVKARIISGKALNRYRKNDEEPFRSQFKLYEYYKQKLEK; from the coding sequence ATGACCGAAAGAATAGACAATCTAGATACAACTAAAAATCAATACCGTAATCGTGAACTTAGTTGGCTTCAATTCAACGCTCGTGTTTTACAAGAAGCAGAAGATCCTTCTGTTCCGCTTATTGAGCGCCTTCGGTTTTTAGGTATTTTTTCAAATAATCTAGACGAATTTTTCAAAGTACGGTACGCTACAGTGCGAAGAATTGTTGAAGCTGGTAAAGGAGGTAGAAGCTTTTTAGGCGGAATTTCAGCTTCAGATTTATTAGAAGAAATTACTCAAATAGTAATTGAGCAGCAATCTCATAGTCTTCGCATACTTAAAAAAATACGTAAAGAGCTTCAGAAAGAAAATATCTTTATTATCAATGAAACTGAAGTAAGCAAAGCCCAAAGTGAGTTTATTTCAGATTATTTCTTACGCAAAGTAAGCCCGGCACTAGTAACAATAATGATTGGTGAGCTAGAAGAGTTTCCTATGCTTAAAGACAGTGCTGCTTATTTGGCTGTGCGTATGGTGATGAAAAAGGAGGATGACACCTTTCAATCTAGAAGTAATTTTGCATTGATTGAGATTCCTAAAGTTGTTGATAGGTTTGTAGTGCTTCCGCAAAAGGGAGATAAGCAATATATTATCATTTTGGATGATTTAATAAGGTATTGTCTTCATAATATCTTCAGCATATTTAAGTACGAAAGCATCTCGGCACATATGATTAAAATCACACGCGATGCAGAATTAGATATTGACAGTGATTTAAGCCGAAGTTTTATTGAAAAAATTTCAAAAAGTGTAAAAAACAGAAGTACAGGTGATCCGGTTCGTTTTGTTTATGATAAAAGTATCGATGCTGAAACACTTCAGTTTTTACTTCAAAAAATGGGTATTGATACAACAGATAGTATCATTCCTGGTGGTAGGTACCACAATAGACGAGACTATATGAAGTTTCCTAGCTTAGGAAGAAATGATTTACTCTATAAAAAAATAGAGCCTTTAGCCATCCCGGGGTTGAGTTTACAAGGTAGTTTACTTGATAAAATAGCGCACAAAGACTATTTGTTATATGCTCCTTATCAAAGTTTTTCATACGTTGTGAAGTTTTTACGCGAAGCAGCTCTAGATCCAAATGTAAAATCTATTAGAATTACAATATATAGATTGGCTCAAATCTCACATATTGCCAGTTCTTTAATAAATGCTGCCAAAAATGGTAAAAATGTGATTGTACAAATTGAATTGCAAGCACGTTTTGATGAAGAAGCCAATATACAATACGCAGAGCAAATGCAGAGTGAGGGCGTTAGGCTTATTTTTGGTGTTTCTGGGCTCAAAGTACATTGCAAAGCTTGTGTGATTGAAAGACTTGAAAACGAAAAAATTAAACGGTATGCTTTTATAAGTACTGGAAACTTTAATGAATCTACCGCCAGAATTTATACAGATTATACTTTGTTCACTTCTAACCAAAAAATAGGCAAAGAAATCAATAAGGTATTTGATTTTTTTGAAGTGAATTATAAAATTAAAAAGTACAATCATTTAATTGTTTCACCGCATTACACCCGAAATTCAATTTACAATTTAATTGAAAATGAAATTCAGAATAAGAAAAAAGGTAATTCTAGCGGTATTCGGTTAAAAATGAATAGCCTGTCAGACTTCAAAATGATTGATAAGCTTTATCAAGCAAGTAGAGCAGGCGTAAAAATTAAATTAATAATTCGTGGAATTTGCTGCTTAATGCCTGGTATAAAAGGAATGAGTGAAAATATTGAAGTTATAAGTATAGTAGATAAGTTTTTAGAACATCCTCGATTGTTTATATTTGATAATAACGGCCAACCAAAAATTTACATTTCATCTGCAGATTTTATGGGTCGTAATTTAGACAACCGCGTTGAAATATCATGCCCTATTTATGATGAAGAAATAAAAAAAGAACTAATTGATACGTTTGAAATATCTTGGAAAGACAATGTAAAAGCTCGAATAATTTCAGGAAAAGCATTAAATAGATACCGTAAAAATGATGAAGAGCCTTTCCGGTCACAATTCAAACTGTATGAATATTACAAACAAAAATTAGAAAAATAG
- a CDS encoding histidine phosphatase family protein: protein MKTLYLVRHAKSSWKYEVDDHMRPLKKRGHNDAKLVSEKITSEVEQPQKILSSDANRARTTAEYFKKALSVTDDNYELTHDLYDFSGQQVMHVIKNLDNSLDRVMIVGHNHAFTSTVNMMGSKKIENLPTSGFVMIEFDEDDWNNVSTGVTKKMVFPRHLKK, encoded by the coding sequence ATGAAAACACTTTATTTAGTTAGACACGCAAAATCTTCATGGAAATATGAAGTAGATGATCACATGAGACCTCTTAAAAAAAGAGGTCACAATGATGCTAAGTTAGTTTCAGAAAAAATCACATCTGAGGTTGAACAACCACAAAAAATTTTGAGTAGTGATGCCAATAGAGCTCGTACCACCGCAGAATATTTTAAAAAAGCTCTTAGCGTGACAGACGACAATTATGAACTTACTCACGATTTGTATGACTTTAGTGGTCAACAAGTAATGCACGTCATTAAAAACCTTGATAATTCATTAGACAGAGTGATGATTGTTGGTCATAACCATGCGTTTACCTCTACTGTAAATATGATGGGAAGCAAAAAAATTGAAAACTTACCTACCAGTGGTTTTGTGATGATTGAATTTGATGAAGATGATTGGAATAATGTATCAACCGGCGTTACCAAAAAAATGGTATTTCCCAGACATTTAAAAAAATGA
- the pdxH gene encoding pyridoxamine 5'-phosphate oxidase: MGKNLHTYRKSYEKDNLLQSNVDENPMQQFQNWFFEVKESDGVDEVNAMTLSTLGEDGFPRGRVVLLKKYNENGFYFYTNYTSEKGVSITNHDKVCLSFFWPNMERQIIIKGVAEKTSEEDSTNYFHSRPRGSQLGALVSNQSSPIESREALQQKLDDLEKEYEGKEIPKPENWGGFLVRPTEIEFWQGRPNRLHDRIQYTLEGVDWNIKRLQP, translated from the coding sequence ATGGGTAAAAATTTACACACATATAGAAAATCGTACGAAAAAGATAATTTACTTCAATCCAATGTGGATGAAAACCCAATGCAACAATTTCAAAATTGGTTTTTTGAAGTAAAAGAGTCTGATGGAGTTGATGAAGTAAATGCAATGACACTTTCAACTCTTGGAGAGGATGGTTTTCCTCGAGGTAGAGTTGTTTTATTAAAAAAATATAACGAAAACGGGTTTTACTTTTACACCAATTATACTAGTGAAAAAGGAGTTTCTATAACAAATCATGATAAGGTTTGTTTGTCTTTTTTTTGGCCCAATATGGAGCGGCAAATCATTATAAAAGGTGTAGCTGAAAAAACTTCAGAAGAAGATTCAACAAATTATTTTCACTCCAGACCACGCGGAAGCCAATTAGGAGCACTCGTCTCAAACCAAAGTAGTCCTATTGAAAGCAGAGAAGCTTTGCAACAAAAGCTTGATGATTTAGAAAAAGAATATGAAGGCAAAGAAATTCCGAAACCTGAAAATTGGGGAGGTTTTTTGGTAAGACCCACAGAAATTGAATTTTGGCAAGGCAGACCTAATAGGCTTCACGATCGCATACAATATACTTTAGAAGGAGTTGATTGGAATATTAAACGTCTGCAACCATAA
- a CDS encoding ribonuclease Z, protein MKLTILGCHSATPRITANPTAQVLEIQGHLFLIDCGEATQVQLRRYKVKFSRIKHIFISHLHGDHFFGLVGLISTFRLLGREADLHVYGPKGIKEAITLQLKLGKSWTNYSLFFHELDSTKPTQIFEDDKVKITTIPLNHRVYTNGFLFQEKTKERKLDYKAAQKANIHHTYFQKLKQGFDVKNESDELIKNNTVTLEPEPSLSYAYCSDTAYFPEIIPQIKDATVLYHESTFLESHHHLCEPTKHSTAKEAAVIAKKANVNTLILGHYSGRYGDLSLFKKEAEEVFFNVKLAEDGKVFEF, encoded by the coding sequence ATGAAATTGACCATACTTGGCTGTCATTCTGCTACACCACGCATTACTGCAAACCCTACAGCACAGGTTTTAGAAATTCAAGGTCATTTATTCTTGATTGATTGTGGAGAAGCTACACAGGTACAGTTAAGACGTTATAAAGTTAAGTTCTCTCGTATAAAACATATTTTTATATCACATTTACATGGTGATCATTTTTTTGGGTTAGTAGGGTTAATTTCTACATTCAGATTATTAGGAAGAGAAGCAGATTTGCACGTTTACGGACCAAAAGGTATAAAAGAAGCCATAACGCTTCAGCTTAAACTAGGAAAGTCTTGGACCAACTACTCATTGTTTTTTCACGAACTAGACAGCACAAAACCCACCCAAATTTTTGAAGATGATAAAGTTAAAATAACCACAATACCTTTAAATCATCGTGTTTACACCAATGGGTTTTTATTTCAAGAAAAAACAAAAGAACGAAAACTAGATTATAAAGCAGCCCAAAAAGCAAATATTCATCACACTTATTTTCAGAAATTAAAACAAGGTTTTGACGTTAAAAATGAAAGCGATGAACTTATAAAAAACAACACTGTTACTCTTGAACCCGAACCCTCTTTGTCCTACGCTTACTGTAGTGATACTGCTTATTTTCCAGAAATAATTCCGCAGATAAAAGATGCAACGGTATTGTATCATGAATCTACTTTTCTAGAATCACACCACCACTTGTGTGAACCCACCAAACATAGCACAGCCAAAGAAGCCGCTGTTATAGCTAAAAAAGCAAATGTAAACACCTTAATACTCGGGCACTATTCAGGTAGGTACGGAGATTTGTCACTTTTTAAAAAGGAAGCCGAAGAGGTTTTTTTTAATGTAAAACTTGCCGAAGACGGAAAAGTTTTTGAGTTTTAA
- a CDS encoding ribonuclease Z, whose amino-acid sequence MKIINQEKYVILADEQDDISDFASFLEYQIPKKFKGQNVVVDLLKYQKLTLQELLKFLNVSNLHRKTKHSFVLVNSAINPDVIPMEMIVVPTLQEASDIVDMEEVERDLGF is encoded by the coding sequence ATGAAAATTATCAATCAAGAAAAATATGTAATACTGGCAGACGAGCAAGATGATATTTCAGACTTTGCTTCTTTTCTTGAGTATCAAATTCCGAAGAAATTTAAAGGCCAAAATGTAGTTGTAGACCTTTTAAAATACCAAAAATTAACTCTTCAAGAGTTGCTCAAGTTTTTAAATGTGTCAAATCTACACCGTAAAACAAAACATTCTTTTGTATTGGTTAATAGTGCAATTAATCCAGACGTTATCCCAATGGAAATGATTGTGGTACCTACCTTGCAAGAAGCTTCAGATATTGTTGATATGGAAGAAGTAGAACGCGATCTAGGTTTTTAA
- a CDS encoding aspartate carbamoyltransferase catalytic subunit, which yields MSELSVNHLLGIKYITEDDIQLIFETADHFKEVINRPIKKVPSLRDITIANLFFENSTRTRLSFELAEKRLSADVINFSASSSSVKKGETLVDTVNNILSMKVDMVVMRHPNPGAGIFLSKNIKASIVNAGDGAHEHPTQALLDCYSIREKLGDVSGKKVVIVGDILHSRVALSNIFALQKLGAEVKVCGPKTLIPKHIEALDVKVETNLRKALEWCDVANMLRVQNERMDISYFPTTREYTQQFGVNKKLLDSLNKEIVVMHPGPINRGVEITSDVADSKQAIILNQVQNGVAVRMAVLYLLASKIQ from the coding sequence ATGAGCGAATTAAGTGTAAATCACTTACTAGGAATAAAATACATTACCGAAGACGATATTCAATTAATCTTCGAAACGGCAGATCATTTTAAAGAAGTTATCAATAGGCCTATTAAAAAAGTTCCCTCGCTTAGAGATATTACCATTGCAAATTTATTTTTTGAAAACAGCACTAGAACAAGACTTTCATTTGAATTGGCTGAAAAAAGACTCTCTGCAGATGTCATAAACTTTTCTGCATCATCATCTTCAGTTAAAAAAGGAGAAACTCTCGTTGATACGGTAAACAATATTCTATCAATGAAAGTAGATATGGTAGTAATGAGACACCCCAATCCAGGAGCGGGTATTTTTCTTTCAAAAAATATAAAAGCAAGTATTGTAAATGCTGGTGATGGAGCTCATGAACATCCTACTCAAGCTTTATTAGATTGTTATTCAATACGAGAAAAACTAGGTGATGTAAGCGGAAAAAAAGTAGTTATTGTAGGTGATATTTTACACTCAAGAGTAGCGCTTAGCAACATATTTGCCCTACAAAAATTAGGAGCAGAAGTAAAAGTTTGTGGCCCCAAAACACTCATACCTAAACATATAGAAGCCTTAGATGTTAAGGTAGAAACCAATCTTCGTAAAGCTTTAGAATGGTGTGATGTTGCCAATATGTTGAGAGTGCAAAATGAACGAATGGATATTAGTTATTTTCCCACCACTCGTGAATACACACAGCAATTTGGCGTAAATAAAAAACTATTAGACAGCCTTAATAAAGAAATTGTCGTGATGCACCCAGGTCCTATTAATAGAGGTGTAGAAATTACAAGCGATGTAGCCGACAGTAAACAAGCTATTATATTAAATCAAGTGCAAAATGGAGTAGCGGTACGAATGGCTGTTCTATATTTATTAGCTTCAAAAATTCAGTAA
- the pyrR gene encoding bifunctional pyr operon transcriptional regulator/uracil phosphoribosyltransferase PyrR, whose amino-acid sequence MSQKVLLNATEINIALHRLACQLIENHDTFSDTVLIGIQPRGVYLAERLKILLEDEYKIKNIQLGYLDITFYRDDFRRSEKPLEANKTNINFIVEDKKVVFIDDVLYTGRSIRSALTAVQSFGRPLEIELLTLIDRRFSRHLPIQPDYRGRQVDAINNEKVKVCWKENEGEDVVYLVKN is encoded by the coding sequence ATGAGCCAAAAAGTGCTTTTAAACGCAACCGAAATCAACATTGCGCTTCATCGCTTGGCTTGCCAATTAATTGAAAATCACGACACCTTTTCAGATACTGTTTTAATAGGAATACAACCTCGAGGTGTATATCTAGCAGAACGCTTAAAAATCTTACTTGAAGATGAATATAAAATTAAAAATATTCAATTAGGGTATCTTGATATTACTTTTTATCGTGATGATTTCAGAAGAAGCGAAAAACCTCTTGAAGCCAATAAAACCAATATTAATTTTATTGTTGAAGACAAAAAAGTAGTTTTTATAGACGATGTACTTTATACAGGAAGAAGCATACGGTCTGCATTGACAGCAGTACAGTCTTTTGGTCGTCCTTTAGAAATTGAGCTTTTAACGCTTATAGATAGAAGGTTTAGCAGACATTTACCTATTCAACCAGATTATAGAGGCAGACAAGTTGATGCAATAAACAATGAAAAGGTTAAAGTATGCTGGAAAGAAAATGAAGGAGAAGATGTTGTATACTTGGTTAAAAATTAA
- the corA gene encoding magnesium/cobalt transporter CorA produces MTARKKKRKLKVPIVKRPIIHNEAPGTVTYTGRKENITTKVEIIDYSKDHYNREDSGNIEDAFGFETSQHITWININGLNNTKEIERLGEYYNLHPLIQEDIVTTNQRPKMDEYEEYLFIVFKMLHYSDEGEFINEHVSMVVGKDYVTTFQEADGDVWDGLRDRIENAKGRVRGKGADYLMFALLDAVVDNYFSVIETLSAKIEFIEDQLFEDKIEEDITQDIQVLKKEILRIRRAVVPLREVINRLEKTDTTLIEERTQNYIRDLYDHIIQVSESVDIYREMIWGLMDMYMTTISNKMNEVMKVLTIMASIFIPLTFMAGIYGMNFEYIPELHLKYGYFYLWGAMIIVFFGLLWYFKRKKWL; encoded by the coding sequence ATGACCGCTAGAAAGAAGAAACGAAAATTAAAAGTGCCTATCGTTAAAAGGCCAATAATCCATAACGAAGCTCCAGGAACGGTAACCTATACTGGTAGAAAAGAAAATATAACTACTAAGGTTGAAATAATAGATTATTCAAAAGATCATTATAATAGGGAAGATTCTGGCAACATTGAAGATGCTTTTGGTTTTGAAACTAGTCAACACATTACTTGGATAAATATTAATGGTCTCAACAACACCAAAGAAATCGAACGTTTAGGGGAGTATTATAATTTGCACCCATTAATTCAAGAAGATATTGTTACAACCAATCAACGTCCTAAAATGGATGAGTATGAGGAATATCTATTTATTGTTTTTAAAATGTTGCATTACTCAGATGAAGGTGAGTTTATCAATGAACACGTAAGCATGGTGGTGGGGAAAGATTATGTTACTACTTTTCAAGAGGCTGATGGCGATGTTTGGGATGGACTTCGAGATAGAATAGAAAATGCGAAAGGTCGCGTGCGTGGTAAAGGTGCCGATTACCTAATGTTTGCTCTACTGGACGCTGTAGTTGATAATTATTTCAGCGTAATAGAAACATTAAGTGCAAAAATAGAGTTTATTGAAGACCAACTATTTGAAGATAAAATTGAAGAAGATATTACACAAGATATTCAAGTATTGAAAAAAGAAATATTACGAATAAGAAGGGCTGTAGTACCGCTTCGAGAAGTAATTAATAGGCTTGAAAAAACAGATACAACATTAATTGAAGAACGTACTCAAAATTACATACGTGATTTGTACGACCATATTATTCAAGTTTCAGAAAGTGTAGACATTTATCGTGAAATGATTTGGGGTCTTATGGATATGTACATGACAACTATTAGTAATAAAATGAACGAAGTCATGAAGGTTTTAACCATTATGGCCTCGATATTTATTCCCTTAACATTTATGGCAGGAATTTATGGGATGAATTTTGAATACATCCCGGAACTCCATCTTAAATACGGTTATTTCTACCTTTGGGGTGCTATGATTATCGTATTTTTTGGTCTATTATGGTATTTTAAACGCAAGAAGTGGTTATAA
- a CDS encoding LytTR family DNA-binding domain-containing protein — MLKKYYPFDPLLKHHILIALGLAIWIFLFLTLTEPLDTSEFNGLEKLLYLPFYGLAGALAYLLILPLQSFLYKKSNKVWMLWSELIFFSIMFLFGLLFSRMVYLYIVVPGEPNPYGLYYFFTAIYLPAIITILPILAIGRWAFGRYFEKKLEDQKIEIQGEGTYEGLRLQFNDLICIKSADNYIEVSFLNNDTLKKQLIRNKLSTVEAAIPELIRTHRSHLINPNHFQQFKMISGKLHLLLSSETIVPVSKTYAAKVKENLGNRN; from the coding sequence ATGCTTAAAAAGTACTATCCGTTTGACCCTCTTCTCAAGCATCACATCCTTATTGCACTAGGATTAGCTATTTGGATTTTTCTTTTTTTAACACTTACCGAACCTCTAGACACAAGTGAATTTAATGGGTTAGAAAAACTACTGTATCTTCCGTTTTATGGACTAGCAGGAGCTTTAGCTTATTTATTGATTTTGCCGTTACAATCATTTTTGTACAAAAAGAGTAATAAAGTATGGATGCTATGGAGTGAACTAATATTCTTTTCAATAATGTTTTTATTTGGACTGTTATTCTCAAGAATGGTTTACTTATATATTGTAGTTCCTGGAGAACCAAACCCTTATGGCCTTTATTATTTTTTCACTGCTATTTACCTTCCCGCCATTATTACTATCCTACCTATTTTGGCTATTGGGCGCTGGGCTTTTGGGCGCTACTTTGAAAAAAAACTGGAAGACCAAAAAATTGAAATTCAAGGAGAAGGGACTTACGAAGGACTGCGCCTGCAATTCAATGATCTTATATGTATAAAATCTGCCGATAACTATATTGAGGTTTCTTTTCTGAATAATGACACACTAAAAAAACAACTCATCCGAAATAAACTTTCCACTGTTGAAGCTGCCATTCCAGAATTAATACGAACTCATAGATCACACCTTATAAATCCAAACCATTTTCAACAATTTAAAATGATCTCTGGAAAGTTACATCTTTTACTATCTTCAGAAACTATTGTGCCTGTTTCAAAAACTTATGCTGCAAAAGTCAAAGAAAACTTAGGAAATAGAAATTAA
- a CDS encoding serine hydrolase — MKQLSFKILALVIIITFSSCKVSRFAYYNYANITDYKIFPSRSIEKPEKPFTFQKTKKPLIKDSITITSKGKKTKQTFEDYLISNKTVAYLVIQNDSILYENYFNKYEESSVVNSFSMAKSILSILVGIAIDEGKIKSIKEPVTNYLTNIKDEKFKDITIEHLLNMTSGIAFNESYTNPFGDAATFYYGTNLTKAVNKLKVEQEPGTRFKYSSGDSQVLGMVLQAALKEESISEYLEKKIWKPLGMEYDATWSLDRKNNGVEKTFCCLNARARDFAKIGRLYLENGNWNGKQIVSKEWVRNSTKVDSTGGNVARYQHQWWINQKDNSFEAEGILGQHIYVNPEKNVIIVRLGKKVGKTGSWTQIAQSIAAKL; from the coding sequence ATGAAACAATTATCCTTCAAAATTCTTGCTTTAGTAATTATAATAACCTTTTCATCTTGTAAAGTAAGTCGCTTTGCATATTATAATTATGCCAATATTACAGATTACAAAATCTTTCCAAGTAGGTCTATTGAAAAACCAGAAAAACCTTTCACTTTTCAGAAAACTAAAAAACCACTAATTAAAGATTCAATTACCATTACTTCTAAAGGAAAAAAAACTAAACAAACATTTGAGGATTATTTAATTTCAAACAAAACCGTAGCCTACTTAGTGATACAAAATGACAGTATTTTATATGAAAATTATTTTAATAAATATGAAGAAAGTTCAGTTGTAAATTCGTTTTCAATGGCAAAAAGTATCTTATCAATTTTAGTTGGAATTGCTATAGACGAAGGTAAAATTAAATCTATAAAAGAACCTGTTACAAACTATTTAACCAATATAAAAGACGAAAAGTTTAAAGATATTACCATAGAACATTTATTAAATATGACCTCCGGAATAGCGTTTAATGAAAGTTATACCAATCCCTTTGGTGATGCGGCCACCTTCTACTATGGCACCAATTTAACCAAAGCAGTTAATAAGCTAAAAGTTGAGCAAGAACCGGGAACACGCTTTAAATACAGTAGCGGCGATAGTCAAGTATTAGGTATGGTTTTACAAGCTGCTTTAAAAGAAGAGAGTATTTCAGAATATTTAGAGAAAAAAATTTGGAAACCCTTAGGAATGGAATATGATGCTACTTGGAGTTTAGACCGTAAAAATAATGGTGTTGAAAAAACCTTTTGTTGTCTTAATGCAAGAGCTAGGGATTTTGCTAAAATTGGTAGATTATATCTTGAAAATGGCAATTGGAATGGCAAACAAATTGTTTCAAAAGAATGGGTAAGAAATTCTACCAAAGTAGATTCTACAGGAGGAAATGTAGCTCGATACCAACACCAATGGTGGATTAATCAAAAAGACAACTCCTTTGAAGCTGAAGGCATCTTAGGGCAACATATTTATGTTAATCCTGAGAAAAATGTGATTATTGTTCGCTTAGGAAAAAAGGTGGGAAAAACCGGAAGCTGGACTCAAATTGCGCAAAGTATTGCTGCAAAGCTCTAA
- the hisIE gene encoding bifunctional phosphoribosyl-AMP cyclohydrolase/phosphoribosyl-ATP diphosphatase HisIE: MQINYSKYDDGLVPAIVQDSITRKVLMLGYMNEDAFLKTNQSKKVTFYSRSKNRLWTKGEESGNFLELVSIKVDCDNDALLIQAKPLGPVCHTGTDTCWREENTSTFGFLSQLENIIEDRKNTPENESSYVTSLFKSGINKIAQKVGEEAVEVVIEAKDNNDELFLNESADLLFHYMVLLQAKGFHLSDIEKVLRTRH; this comes from the coding sequence ATGCAGATAAATTATTCAAAATATGATGACGGATTAGTACCAGCAATTGTGCAAGATTCAATTACAAGAAAAGTATTAATGCTTGGATATATGAATGAGGACGCTTTTTTAAAGACCAACCAATCAAAAAAAGTTACATTTTATAGCCGAAGTAAAAATAGGTTATGGACTAAAGGAGAGGAGAGTGGTAATTTTTTAGAGTTGGTTTCTATAAAAGTTGACTGTGATAATGATGCTTTACTCATTCAAGCAAAACCACTTGGTCCCGTTTGCCATACAGGAACCGATACGTGTTGGAGAGAAGAAAACACTTCTACATTTGGTTTTTTATCACAACTAGAAAACATTATCGAAGACCGAAAAAACACACCTGAAAATGAAAGTTCATATGTTACATCACTTTTTAAAAGTGGGATAAATAAAATAGCTCAAAAAGTAGGGGAAGAGGCTGTTGAAGTAGTTATTGAAGCAAAAGACAATAATGACGAATTATTTTTAAATGAAAGTGCAGATCTTCTATTTCATTATATGGTTTTATTACAAGCAAAAGGTTTTCATTTAAGCGATATTGAAAAAGTGTTACGCACCAGGCATTAG